The following are encoded in a window of Mumia flava genomic DNA:
- a CDS encoding acyl carrier protein, whose product MSRQDALRSALVDLVAPLVAMPDGALESDPSISDPSFADPSFADLGLDEVALDQLVLGIEDRFGITVSAGDIGLLSTLGDTAAYLEGRLHG is encoded by the coding sequence GTGTCGCGTCAGGATGCGCTGCGCAGTGCCCTCGTCGATCTCGTCGCCCCGCTGGTCGCCATGCCGGACGGCGCTCTCGAGTCGGACCCGTCGATCTCCGACCCGTCGTTCGCCGACCCGTCGTTCGCCGACCTGGGCCTCGACGAGGTAGCGCTGGACCAGCTCGTCCTCGGGATCGAGGACCGTTTCGGGATCACGGTCTCAGCCGGTGACATCGGTCTGCTCAGCACGCTCGGCGACACCGCCGCGTACCTCGAGGGCCGCCTCCACGGCTGA
- a CDS encoding AMP-binding protein: MTNELHGPGTHAVGVAGRSAASLLATGLVRPYGPVTLARIGKALVTWGTGPAGGYASLAARNDHGIALHDERGSMTFGEVHRQANALAHGLAARGVGAGDAVALMARNHRWFVVAAVAIGRLGADVLYLNTAFSGPQTVELLEREKPRAVIYDEEFGAVVDAVPADVARIVAWEETADVDGADATVAELVASGDDTEPGKPAREGRSVILTSGTTGTPKGANRGSGSIGAGAALLSRLPLRFGMRTHIAAPMFHTWGWAHLNLSMLLGSTLVLRRRFDPRDFLRTLAEQRCDAAIVVPVMIQRAMELPDEELARYDLSALRVVGASGSALPGDLAIAWMDRFGDNLYNTYGSTECAWATIAQPADMRAHPGTAGAPPIGTTVALLDDDGRPSVGSTGRVFVSNAAQFEGYTNGETKEQRSGLMATGDVGTIRDGLLFVEGRDDEMIVSGGENVYPQEVEDCLARHPAVLEVAAVGVDDEQFGQRLVAWVATRPDASVSEEQLQEHVRTHLARYKVPRAVVFVEELPRNATGKVLKRHLRHDESESE; the protein is encoded by the coding sequence ATGACCAACGAACTGCACGGGCCCGGCACCCACGCCGTCGGCGTCGCCGGACGCAGCGCCGCCTCCCTGCTCGCGACCGGGCTCGTCCGCCCGTACGGCCCGGTGACGCTGGCGCGGATCGGCAAGGCGCTCGTGACCTGGGGCACCGGGCCCGCCGGCGGGTACGCCTCGCTCGCCGCCCGCAACGACCACGGGATCGCCCTGCACGACGAGCGGGGGTCGATGACCTTCGGCGAGGTCCATCGCCAGGCGAACGCTCTGGCGCACGGGCTCGCAGCCCGCGGCGTCGGCGCGGGCGACGCCGTCGCGCTGATGGCGCGCAACCACCGCTGGTTCGTCGTCGCGGCGGTCGCGATCGGGCGCCTCGGCGCCGACGTGCTCTACCTGAACACCGCGTTCTCCGGACCGCAGACCGTCGAGCTGCTCGAGCGGGAGAAGCCCCGGGCGGTGATCTACGACGAGGAGTTCGGCGCCGTGGTCGACGCGGTCCCGGCCGACGTCGCGCGGATCGTGGCCTGGGAGGAGACCGCCGACGTCGACGGCGCCGACGCGACCGTCGCCGAGCTGGTCGCGTCCGGGGACGACACGGAGCCGGGCAAGCCGGCACGCGAAGGGCGCTCCGTGATCCTCACGTCCGGCACGACGGGCACGCCGAAGGGCGCGAACCGCGGGTCCGGCTCCATCGGCGCCGGGGCCGCGCTGCTGTCGCGCCTCCCGCTCCGGTTCGGGATGCGCACGCACATCGCCGCGCCGATGTTCCACACCTGGGGCTGGGCCCACCTCAACCTGTCGATGCTGCTCGGTTCCACGCTGGTGCTGCGGCGACGCTTCGACCCGCGCGACTTCCTGAGGACGCTCGCCGAGCAGCGGTGCGACGCCGCGATCGTGGTCCCGGTGATGATCCAGCGCGCGATGGAGCTGCCCGACGAGGAGCTGGCCCGCTACGACCTCAGCGCCCTGCGCGTCGTCGGCGCCAGCGGGTCCGCGCTCCCGGGCGACCTGGCGATCGCCTGGATGGACCGGTTCGGCGACAACCTCTACAACACCTACGGCTCGACCGAGTGCGCGTGGGCCACGATCGCGCAGCCGGCCGACATGCGGGCGCACCCGGGCACCGCGGGCGCGCCGCCGATCGGCACGACGGTCGCGCTGCTCGACGACGACGGCCGGCCGTCCGTCGGCTCCACGGGGCGGGTCTTCGTCAGCAACGCCGCGCAGTTCGAGGGCTACACGAACGGCGAGACGAAGGAGCAGCGGTCCGGACTGATGGCGACCGGCGACGTCGGCACGATCCGCGACGGGCTGCTCTTCGTCGAGGGGCGTGACGACGAGATGATCGTGTCCGGCGGGGAGAACGTGTACCCGCAGGAGGTCGAGGACTGCCTGGCGCGCCACCCCGCCGTGCTGGAGGTCGCCGCCGTCGGCGTGGACGACGAGCAGTTCGGTCAGCGCCTGGTCGCCTGGGTGGCGACGCGTCCGGACGCGTCGGTCTCCGAGGAACAGCTCCAGGAGCACGTCCGCACCCACCTCGCGCGGTACAAGGTGCCGCGCGCCGTAGTCTTCGTCGAAGAGCTGCCGCGCAACGCGACCGGCAAGGTCCTCAAGCGCCACCTGCGACACGACGAGAGCGAGAGCGAATGA
- a CDS encoding GNAT family N-acetyltransferase, giving the protein MNESVQQDPRTGSFEILVDGETAGRMEVVTDDGRATIPHVWVEPRFEGRGIGTRLVVAGAERLHADGLAIRPVCSFAARVLRARPDLTEVSR; this is encoded by the coding sequence GTGAACGAATCGGTGCAGCAGGATCCGCGGACCGGCAGCTTCGAGATCCTGGTCGACGGCGAGACCGCCGGCCGGATGGAGGTGGTCACGGACGACGGGCGGGCGACGATCCCGCACGTGTGGGTCGAGCCTCGGTTCGAGGGCCGCGGGATCGGGACGCGCCTGGTCGTCGCGGGAGCCGAGCGCCTCCACGCCGACGGTCTCGCGATCCGTCCGGTCTGCTCGTTCGCGGCGCGGGTGCTGCGTGCACGTCCCGACCTGACGGAGGTGAGTCGATGA
- a CDS encoding SDR family oxidoreductase, which translates to MKIAIAGGHGQIALLLTRALAESGHQVRSLIRNPEHADEVRTAGAEPVVTDLEDTTATRLSEVLAGCDAVVFAAGAGPGSGIERKWTVDRDGAVLLAAGAQLAGAFRYVLVSSMGAGSPTPEMDEIFQVYLQAKGEAEDAVRDSALDWTIVRPGMLTDDPPTGGVRVGESVGRGPIPRADVAAVLAATLEHDGTVGRTFELISGETPIPEALDAL; encoded by the coding sequence ATGAAGATCGCGATCGCCGGCGGCCACGGCCAGATCGCCCTGCTGCTGACCCGTGCCCTGGCTGAGTCCGGGCACCAGGTGCGCAGCCTGATCCGCAATCCCGAGCACGCCGACGAGGTTCGTACGGCCGGGGCCGAGCCTGTCGTGACGGACCTCGAGGACACCACGGCGACCCGGCTCAGCGAGGTGCTCGCGGGGTGCGACGCGGTGGTGTTCGCGGCAGGCGCCGGACCGGGTTCCGGGATCGAGCGGAAGTGGACGGTCGACCGTGACGGCGCGGTCCTGCTCGCGGCCGGAGCCCAGCTCGCCGGCGCGTTCCGCTACGTCCTGGTCTCGTCGATGGGAGCCGGCTCCCCCACGCCGGAGATGGACGAGATCTTCCAGGTCTACCTGCAGGCGAAGGGCGAGGCCGAGGACGCCGTGCGCGACAGCGCGCTCGACTGGACGATCGTGCGTCCCGGCATGCTCACCGACGATCCGCCGACCGGCGGCGTGCGGGTCGGCGAGAGCGTCGGTCGCGGCCCGATCCCCCGCGCGGACGTGGCTGCCGTGCTCGCGGCGACCCTGGAGCACGACGGTACGGTCGGCCGCACCTTCGAGCTGATCAGTGGGGAGACGCCGATCCCGGAGGCGCTGGACGCGCTGTGA
- a CDS encoding DUF3145 domain-containing protein, giving the protein MSNAARGVLYVHSAPSALCPHVEWAVVDALGVPTPLPWRPQPAEPGTYRAEVTWRHEVGSAAACASRMRGWERVRFEITEEPTATTEGARYSYTPSLGIFHAAVGQHGDVVVHEDRLRAATARAAAGEGSLAEEIDALLGRRWDDELEVFRHAGEGAPVRWLNQVG; this is encoded by the coding sequence ATGAGCAACGCTGCGCGTGGCGTCCTGTACGTCCACTCCGCGCCGTCGGCGCTCTGCCCGCACGTCGAGTGGGCGGTCGTCGACGCCCTCGGCGTGCCCACTCCGCTGCCCTGGCGTCCCCAGCCCGCCGAGCCCGGTACCTACCGCGCCGAGGTCACGTGGCGTCACGAGGTCGGCTCGGCCGCCGCGTGCGCCTCGCGGATGCGCGGGTGGGAGCGGGTCCGGTTCGAGATCACCGAGGAGCCCACCGCGACCACCGAGGGCGCGCGCTACTCCTACACTCCCTCGCTCGGGATCTTCCACGCGGCCGTCGGCCAGCACGGTGACGTCGTCGTGCACGAGGACCGGCTCCGAGCGGCGACGGCACGAGCAGCGGCCGGGGAGGGCTCGCTCGCCGAGGAGATCGACGCGCTCCTGGGACGACGGTGGGACGACGAGCTCGAGGTGTTCCGGCACGCGGGCGAGGGCGCGCCGGTCCGCTGGCTGAACCAGGTCGGCTGA
- a CDS encoding DUF3052 domain-containing protein — translation MSATAKDADRPGLGERLGFGPDMVVQELGWDEDADDTLREAIEDRIGSEMVDGESGEVVDGVVLWWRDGDGDLVDALVDSLQDLADGGNVWLLTPKVGRPGYVDNADIAEAAPIAGLSTTTTATAGDDWSATKLSTHRR, via the coding sequence GTGAGCGCGACCGCGAAGGACGCGGACCGCCCAGGACTGGGCGAGCGGCTCGGGTTCGGGCCCGACATGGTCGTCCAGGAGCTGGGCTGGGACGAGGACGCCGACGACACCCTTCGCGAGGCGATCGAGGACCGGATCGGCAGCGAGATGGTCGACGGCGAGTCCGGCGAGGTGGTCGACGGCGTCGTGCTGTGGTGGCGAGACGGTGACGGCGACCTGGTCGACGCCCTCGTCGACTCCCTCCAGGACCTCGCCGACGGGGGCAACGTCTGGCTGCTGACCCCCAAGGTCGGCCGGCCCGGCTACGTCGACAACGCCGACATCGCCGAGGCGGCACCGATCGCCGGGCTGTCGACGACGACGACCGCGACGGCCGGCGACGACTGGAGCGCGACGAAGCTGTCCACGCACCGGCGCTGA
- a CDS encoding PucR family transcriptional regulator, which produces MTQTARARYAAVLDRSLGDLTTAAIARMDSELDWFSELDAEQRSWISMIAHAGIAQCSQWLRSPGRPLDVSEQVFGAAPRTLTRDVSLQRTVAMVRTTIEVIESRIVDLFGPEEADEAARAMSEYAREVAFATAEVYARAAEARGAWDARLEALAVDAVVRGETEDLVRSRVAVLGWDAGGPVVVVVGAAPQAPGVDDETVVEQVRSCAGRSGLTALTSVQLDRLVVLLAGADEPRAAALAVASAFGDGPVVVGPPVGSVAQAHRSSRAAVAGYRAAGGWPDAPRPVLADELLVERALAGDGHARRELVGQVYERLRADDPVVLGTLAAYLEAGSSVEAAARRQFVHPNTVRYRLRKVRETTHWDPLSARGAYTLRVALTLGGLLAAGNGTGNPPNLEDSSKRTPRS; this is translated from the coding sequence GTGACCCAGACCGCACGAGCACGCTACGCGGCCGTCCTGGACCGCTCTCTGGGCGACCTCACGACCGCGGCGATCGCGCGGATGGACTCCGAGCTCGACTGGTTCTCCGAGCTCGACGCCGAGCAGCGCTCGTGGATCTCGATGATCGCGCACGCGGGCATCGCCCAGTGCTCGCAGTGGCTGCGCTCCCCCGGGCGCCCGCTGGACGTCTCCGAGCAGGTCTTCGGGGCCGCGCCGCGCACGCTGACCCGCGACGTCAGCCTGCAGCGGACCGTGGCGATGGTGCGGACGACGATCGAGGTGATCGAGAGCCGGATCGTCGACCTGTTCGGTCCGGAGGAGGCGGACGAGGCGGCTCGCGCGATGTCGGAGTACGCGCGGGAGGTCGCGTTCGCCACGGCCGAGGTCTACGCACGCGCGGCGGAGGCGCGCGGAGCGTGGGACGCCAGGCTGGAGGCGCTCGCCGTGGACGCGGTCGTCCGCGGTGAGACCGAGGACCTGGTCCGCTCCCGGGTCGCGGTGCTCGGGTGGGACGCGGGCGGTCCGGTGGTCGTGGTGGTGGGCGCGGCCCCGCAGGCTCCCGGGGTCGACGACGAGACGGTCGTCGAGCAGGTGCGGTCGTGCGCCGGGCGCTCCGGGCTGACCGCACTCACCTCCGTCCAGCTCGACCGCCTCGTCGTGCTGCTGGCCGGCGCCGACGAGCCGCGTGCCGCAGCGCTCGCGGTGGCGTCGGCCTTCGGCGACGGTCCGGTCGTGGTGGGTCCGCCGGTCGGCTCGGTCGCGCAGGCGCACCGGTCGTCGCGCGCCGCGGTGGCGGGGTACCGCGCGGCGGGCGGCTGGCCGGACGCTCCCCGGCCGGTGCTCGCCGACGAGCTGCTCGTCGAGCGGGCCCTGGCCGGCGACGGGCATGCCCGTCGCGAGCTCGTCGGTCAGGTGTACGAGCGGCTCCGTGCCGACGACCCCGTCGTGCTCGGCACCCTCGCTGCCTATCTGGAGGCCGGCTCGTCGGTCGAGGCCGCGGCCCGGCGCCAGTTCGTGCACCCCAACACGGTGCGCTACCGTCTGCGGAAGGTCCGCGAGACCACCCACTGGGATCCTCTGTCGGCTCGCGGCGCCTACACGCTGCGCGTCGCTCTGACGCTGGGGGGCCTCCTCGCGGCGGGCAACGGGACGGGAAACCCTCCGAACTTGGAGGATTCCTCCAAACGAACGCCGCGAAGTTGA
- a CDS encoding phosphatase PAP2 family protein — protein sequence MGSGDDTTSAPSVGTSVATPEADASKEAAAMTPTWVRVVRWPYTFLVAFSVLVGIFTISTSASLDLPLRDPEGFLGPAYVRLPMLGVLFIAGGVLVQALVQNRSVRGLFSRAVTIVRTEWTWGRLAHAATGLICFYVCYVCYRNLKSFLPVIREDVLYDADLLKLDHWLFFGHYPGLLLHDLLGTGASGFVLSTVYTSYLMLVPVSLAAVLVLNRNLSLGAWYATALSLNWILGVASYYLLPTLGPVFANPSLFYDLPADSGVASLQEYLADNGYEVRHDPWSSDAIYGIAGFASLHVSVVLTACLFFRRIGLNRWLMNVLWVYFACTVLATIYFGWHYVVDDLGGAAIAWASVAIGALVTGNRGYRRRRGQLGRGDAEVGATTDDATTDDATT from the coding sequence ATGGGTTCTGGCGACGACACGACGTCCGCCCCGAGCGTCGGCACGTCCGTGGCCACGCCGGAGGCTGACGCGAGCAAGGAGGCAGCGGCGATGACGCCGACGTGGGTCCGTGTGGTGCGCTGGCCGTACACGTTCCTCGTGGCCTTCTCCGTGCTCGTCGGGATCTTCACGATCTCGACCTCGGCGTCGCTGGACCTCCCGCTGCGGGACCCGGAGGGCTTCCTCGGTCCGGCGTACGTCCGGCTGCCGATGCTCGGCGTGCTCTTCATCGCCGGCGGCGTCCTCGTCCAGGCTCTGGTCCAGAACCGCAGCGTCCGCGGGCTGTTCTCGCGGGCCGTGACGATCGTGCGGACCGAGTGGACCTGGGGGCGTCTGGCGCACGCCGCGACCGGGCTGATCTGCTTCTACGTCTGCTACGTCTGCTACCGCAACCTCAAGAGCTTCCTCCCGGTGATCCGCGAGGACGTCCTCTACGACGCGGACCTGCTCAAGCTCGACCACTGGCTGTTCTTCGGGCACTACCCGGGCCTGCTGCTGCACGACCTCCTCGGCACCGGCGCCTCGGGCTTCGTGCTCTCGACGGTCTACACGTCGTACCTCATGCTCGTCCCGGTCTCGCTCGCCGCGGTCCTGGTCCTGAACCGCAACCTCTCCCTCGGGGCTTGGTACGCGACGGCGCTGAGCCTGAACTGGATCCTCGGCGTCGCCAGCTACTACCTCCTGCCGACCCTCGGGCCGGTCTTCGCCAACCCCTCGCTGTTCTACGACCTGCCGGCCGACTCCGGCGTCGCGAGCCTCCAGGAGTACCTCGCGGACAACGGGTACGAGGTCAGGCACGACCCGTGGTCCAGCGACGCGATCTACGGGATCGCCGGCTTCGCGTCGCTGCACGTGTCGGTCGTGCTCACGGCGTGCCTGTTCTTCCGCCGGATCGGCCTCAACCGCTGGCTGATGAACGTGCTGTGGGTCTACTTCGCCTGCACGGTGCTCGCGACGATCTACTTCGGCTGGCACTACGTCGTCGACGATCTCGGCGGTGCGGCGATCGCCTGGGCGTCGGTCGCGATCGGCGCGCTGGTCACGGGCAACCGCGGCTACCGTCGCCGCCGCGGACAGCTCGGGCGCGGCGACGCCGAGGTCGGCGCGACCACCGACGACGCGACCACCGACGACGCGACGACCTGA
- the aceE gene encoding pyruvate dehydrogenase (acetyl-transferring), homodimeric type, whose translation MAQSSERPPVIHEGLPSQLPDIDPDETTEWLESFDEMVGSRGRGRARYVMLRLLERARERQVGVPALTSTDYINSIPPEREPWFPGDEDVERRIRAYIRWNAAVMVSRANRPGLGVGGHIATYQSAASLYEVGFNHFFRGKDADDGGDQIYIQGHASPGIYARAFLEGRLEEDQLDRFRQEVSHGPGQGLSSYPHPRLMPDFWEFPTVSMGIGALNSIYQARFNRYLHNRGIKDTSNQHVWAFLGDGEMGEPESLGAIGLAAREELDNLTFVINCNLQQLDGPVRGNGKVIQELESYFRGAGWNVIKVIWGREWDDLLARDVDGVLVNQMNRTPDGQFQTYSIEEGSYTRQHFFGADPRLLKMVDHLSDDQIARLPRGGHDYRKVYGAFKAATEHTGQPTVILAQTIKGWTIDALEGRNATHQMKKLTKNDLKVFRDRLHLPISDAAIDDNDLPPFYHPGADSDEIQYMKERRRQLGGSIPRRRVAPTSVELPGDKAYEELRGGSGNQPIATTMAFVRLLRNLMRDKSIGKRVVPIAPDEFRTFGMDSMFPTAKVYNPHGQSYESVDRKILLAYKESDSGQLLHEGISEAGAVASMTAAGTAYATHGEPMIPVYIFYSMFGFQRTGDWLWALGDQLGRGFLVGATAGRTTLTGEGLQHADGHSPLLARTNPAAVHYDPAYGFEISHIVADGMRRMYGSTEEHPHGEDVFYYLTVYNEPIVQPAEPEGLDVDGLLKGMYRYRAAGEAAADAPRAQVLASGVAMPWAVEAQQILADEYGVAVDVWSVTSWNELAREADEVARENLNAPGSEPRVPYVTRTLSDQPGPVVAVSDYMRAVPDQIARWVPGHWMSLGADGYGFADTRAAARRFFQIDTASIVVGVLESLAATGEVKPETAAEAYQRFELDDPQAVADVPQEGADA comes from the coding sequence GTGGCCCAGTCATCGGAGCGGCCCCCCGTCATCCACGAGGGTCTCCCCTCGCAGCTGCCCGACATCGATCCCGACGAGACGACCGAGTGGCTCGAGTCGTTCGACGAGATGGTCGGCAGCCGGGGCCGAGGCCGCGCCCGGTACGTGATGCTGCGACTGCTCGAGCGGGCCCGCGAGCGCCAGGTCGGCGTCCCCGCGCTGACGAGCACCGACTACATCAACTCCATCCCGCCCGAGCGCGAGCCGTGGTTCCCCGGGGACGAGGACGTCGAGCGTCGCATCCGCGCCTACATCCGCTGGAACGCCGCCGTGATGGTCTCGCGCGCGAACCGCCCCGGTCTCGGGGTCGGCGGGCACATCGCGACGTACCAGTCGGCCGCCAGCCTGTACGAGGTCGGCTTCAACCACTTCTTCCGGGGCAAGGACGCCGACGACGGCGGCGACCAGATCTACATCCAGGGGCACGCGTCGCCGGGCATCTACGCTCGCGCGTTCCTCGAGGGCCGCCTGGAGGAGGACCAGCTCGACCGGTTCCGCCAGGAGGTCTCGCACGGCCCCGGGCAGGGCCTGTCGTCCTACCCGCACCCGCGCCTGATGCCGGACTTCTGGGAGTTCCCCACGGTCTCGATGGGCATCGGGGCCCTGAACTCCATCTACCAGGCCCGGTTCAACCGCTACCTGCACAACCGCGGCATCAAGGACACGAGCAACCAGCACGTCTGGGCCTTCCTCGGCGACGGCGAGATGGGCGAGCCCGAGTCGCTCGGCGCGATCGGCCTCGCCGCCCGCGAGGAGCTCGACAACCTCACGTTCGTGATCAACTGCAACCTCCAGCAGCTCGACGGGCCGGTCCGCGGCAACGGCAAGGTCATCCAGGAGCTGGAGTCGTACTTCCGCGGCGCCGGCTGGAACGTCATCAAGGTGATCTGGGGCCGCGAGTGGGACGACCTGCTCGCCCGCGACGTCGACGGCGTCCTGGTCAACCAGATGAACCGCACGCCGGACGGCCAGTTCCAGACGTACTCGATCGAGGAGGGCTCCTACACCCGGCAGCACTTCTTCGGTGCGGACCCGCGGCTGCTCAAGATGGTCGACCACCTCAGCGACGACCAGATCGCGCGCCTGCCGCGCGGCGGCCACGACTACCGCAAGGTGTACGGCGCGTTCAAGGCCGCGACCGAGCACACCGGGCAGCCGACGGTGATCCTCGCCCAGACCATCAAGGGCTGGACGATCGACGCGCTGGAGGGCCGCAACGCGACCCACCAGATGAAGAAGCTGACGAAGAACGACCTCAAGGTCTTCCGCGACCGGCTGCACCTGCCGATCAGCGACGCCGCGATCGACGACAACGACCTGCCGCCGTTCTACCACCCGGGCGCGGACTCCGACGAGATCCAGTACATGAAGGAGCGGCGCCGCCAGCTCGGCGGGTCGATCCCCCGCCGGCGGGTCGCGCCGACCTCGGTCGAGCTGCCCGGTGACAAGGCGTACGAGGAGCTGCGCGGCGGCTCGGGCAACCAGCCGATCGCGACGACGATGGCGTTCGTCCGCCTGCTGCGCAACCTGATGCGCGACAAGTCGATCGGCAAGCGGGTCGTGCCGATCGCGCCGGACGAGTTCCGCACGTTCGGGATGGACTCGATGTTCCCGACGGCGAAGGTCTACAACCCGCACGGCCAGTCCTACGAGTCGGTGGACCGCAAGATCCTGCTGGCCTACAAGGAGTCGGACTCCGGCCAGCTCCTGCACGAAGGCATCAGCGAGGCCGGGGCGGTCGCGTCGATGACCGCCGCCGGCACCGCGTACGCCACGCACGGCGAGCCGATGATCCCGGTCTACATCTTCTACTCGATGTTCGGCTTCCAGCGCACCGGCGACTGGCTGTGGGCGCTCGGCGACCAGCTCGGGCGCGGGTTCCTCGTCGGTGCCACCGCCGGGCGCACGACCCTGACCGGCGAGGGGCTGCAGCACGCCGACGGCCACTCGCCGCTGCTCGCACGGACGAACCCGGCGGCGGTGCACTACGACCCCGCGTACGGCTTCGAGATCAGCCACATCGTCGCCGACGGCATGCGGCGGATGTACGGCTCGACCGAGGAGCACCCGCACGGCGAGGACGTCTTCTACTACCTGACGGTCTACAACGAGCCGATCGTGCAGCCGGCCGAGCCCGAGGGTCTCGACGTGGACGGTCTCCTGAAGGGGATGTACCGCTACCGCGCGGCCGGCGAGGCGGCCGCCGACGCGCCCCGCGCTCAGGTGCTCGCCTCCGGTGTCGCGATGCCGTGGGCGGTCGAGGCGCAGCAGATCCTCGCCGACGAGTACGGCGTGGCGGTCGACGTGTGGTCCGTCACGTCGTGGAACGAGCTGGCGCGCGAGGCCGACGAGGTCGCGCGCGAGAACCTCAACGCGCCGGGGAGCGAGCCGAGGGTGCCGTACGTCACCCGGACCCTGTCGGACCAGCCGGGCCCGGTCGTCGCGGTCAGCGACTACATGCGTGCGGTGCCGGACCAGATCGCCCGCTGGGTGCCGGGGCACTGGATGTCGCTGGGCGCCGACGGCTACGGCTTCGCGGACACGCGCGCAGCCGCACGGCGGTTCTTCCAGATCGACACCGCGTCGATCGTGGTCGGGGTCCTCGAGTCGCTGGCCGCGACCGGCGAGGTGAAGCCCGAGACCGCCGCGGAGGCGTACCAGCGCTTCGAGCTCGACGACCCCCAGGCGGTGGCGGACGTGCCGCAGGAGGGCGCGGACGCCTGA
- a CDS encoding alpha/beta fold hydrolase, with protein MERATDPALETRWVTVHGHRRAYRLAGDGPVLLLLHGLGCDSSTWLPVMGRLAERYTVLAPDFLGHGASDKPRADYSLGGYANGMRDLLACLDLDRATVVGHSLGGGVAMQFAYQFPKQTERLCLVAPGGLGPEVSPLIRALTLPGAGVGLGLLSVPPVRAPLRRLLRGLSRTGIPHTRDLDEVADVYAQLCDPAARAAIRAVTSHVIDWRGQRVTMHDRAYLAESVPLCLVWGACDDVIPARHATLARREAGPTRVEIFPRSGHFPHKDEPELFVEVLSSFVDQQPAVRYRKKMWRSALQAHGAVVEDEDEAEDAAPQAG; from the coding sequence ATGGAGCGCGCGACCGACCCTGCCCTCGAGACGCGCTGGGTCACCGTCCACGGCCACCGGCGCGCGTACCGTCTCGCGGGCGACGGTCCGGTGCTCCTGCTGCTGCACGGCCTCGGGTGCGACTCCTCGACCTGGCTCCCGGTGATGGGCCGGCTCGCCGAGCGCTACACCGTGCTCGCGCCGGACTTCCTCGGTCACGGCGCGTCCGACAAGCCCCGCGCGGACTACTCGCTCGGTGGGTACGCGAACGGGATGCGTGATCTGCTCGCGTGCCTCGACCTCGACCGCGCGACCGTCGTCGGGCACAGCCTGGGCGGAGGGGTGGCGATGCAGTTCGCCTACCAGTTCCCCAAGCAGACCGAACGGTTGTGCCTGGTCGCACCCGGCGGCCTCGGACCGGAGGTGTCGCCGCTGATCCGGGCCCTCACCCTGCCGGGCGCCGGCGTGGGCCTCGGGCTGCTGTCGGTCCCGCCCGTACGGGCGCCGCTGCGGCGGCTGCTGCGCGGACTGTCGCGCACCGGGATCCCGCACACCCGCGACCTCGACGAGGTCGCCGACGTCTACGCGCAGCTGTGCGACCCGGCGGCGCGGGCGGCGATCCGTGCCGTGACGAGCCACGTGATCGACTGGCGGGGACAGCGGGTCACCATGCACGACCGCGCCTACCTCGCGGAGTCGGTCCCGCTGTGCCTCGTGTGGGGCGCGTGCGACGACGTGATCCCGGCGCGGCACGCCACGCTCGCCCGACGCGAGGCCGGGCCCACGCGGGTCGAGATCTTCCCGCGCTCCGGCCACTTCCCGCACAAGGACGAGCCCGAGCTGTTCGTGGAGGTGCTCAGCTCGTTCGTCGACCAGCAGCCGGCCGTGCGCTACCGCAAGAAGATGTGGCGCTCGGCGCTGCAGGCCCACGGTGCCGTCGTCGAGGACGAGGACGAGGCCGAGGACGCCGCGCCCCAGGCGGGCTGA